A genomic region of Papaver somniferum cultivar HN1 chromosome 7, ASM357369v1, whole genome shotgun sequence contains the following coding sequences:
- the LOC113296884 gene encoding uncharacterized protein LOC113296884 isoform X1 yields MVFLSPPGLGARLIGSRRPRLRSQRHSRRCVKAVASLGKFNFTPKKFGSRFELKRKRKQLEEETWDWEKKSRADLLYERKGGAISTAAVHTIREIDGTYYDRRLGPVNGLIGFYGKTIPPGVCICNLSTREVTPRIESKSFSELRKKSRKRLHFPLASLALGYDPATKEHKVVGIWSFDRPKKVVCEVLTVGDNEWRKIDEVPLFTLDYWAFSSSVYVNGSIYYTTQMLMACEPSAQDEPKFIVAFNVRTEKFRTIRVPNEIFDRPAAGDDFCISHSVKLYELNGRVALLVKFLNSGFTSKLWLFDDDDNKDASSAWTEIHMELPYTLGGVDMVFSIQFQEQIRQL; encoded by the exons ATGGTGTTTCTCTCCCCACCTGGTTTA GGTGCACGACTAATTGGTAGTCGTCGTCCCCGTCTCCGTTCACAAAGGCATTCTCGTAGGTGTGTGAAAGCTGTTGCAAGCCTTGGTAAATTTAATTTCACTCCCAAAAAATTTGGTTCCCGTTTTGAATTGAAACGAAAAAGGAAGCAAttggaggaagagacttgggatTGGGAGAAGAAGAGCAGAG CTGATTTATTATATGAACGCAAAGGCGGAGCAATATCAACAGCAGCCGTTCACACCATAAGAGAGATTGATGGTACGTATTATGATAGAAGGTTGGGACCTGTAAATGGTCTGATAGGTTTCTATGGCAAAACAATCCCTCCTGGTGTTTGTATATGCAATCTCAGTACCCGAGAAGTTACACCACGGATTGAATCAAAATCATTTAGTGAATTGCGTAAAAAAAGCCGTAAACGGTTACATTTCCCATTGGCTTCTCTTGCATTGGGATATGATCCAGCCACTAAAGAACATAAAGTGGTTGGCATATGGAGTTTTGATCGACCTAAGAAAGTAGTTTGTGAGGTCTTGACTGTAGGAGACAACGAGTGGAGAAAGATAGATGAGGTACCCCTGTTTACCCTGGACTATTGGGCATTTTCTTCTTCTGTCTATGTGAATGGTTCAATTTATTATACCACTCAAATGCTTATGGCATGTGAACCTAGTGCCCAGGATGAGCCAAAATTCATAGTGGCATTTAATGTTCGAACTGAGAAGTTTAGAACCATTAGAGTCCCCAATGAGATCTTTGATCGACCTGCGGCAGGCGATGACTTTTGCATAAGTCATAGTGTTAAGCTGTATGAATTGAATGGACGGGTAGCTTTATTAGTAAAATTTCTAAACAGCGGTTTCACCTCCAAGCTGTGgttatttgatgatgatgataataaggATGCTAGTAGTGCTTGGACCGAGATTCATATGGAGCTGCCTTATACTTTAGGTGGCGTCGACATGGTTTTTTCCATCCAGTTTCAAGAGCAGATCAGACAATTATAA
- the LOC113296884 gene encoding uncharacterized protein LOC113296884 isoform X2, translating into MVFLSPPGLGARLIGSRRPRLRSQRHSRRCVKAVASLGKFNFTPKKFGSRFELKRKRKQLEEETWDWEKKSRADLLYERKGGAISTAAVHTIREIDGEMPDVTCHSYNWKNKSFNEIQITGIPSSVPGFSCDSRVATFAESLLPVQKQTTSSSHRKFITTFQERRIRAI; encoded by the exons ATGGTGTTTCTCTCCCCACCTGGTTTA GGTGCACGACTAATTGGTAGTCGTCGTCCCCGTCTCCGTTCACAAAGGCATTCTCGTAGGTGTGTGAAAGCTGTTGCAAGCCTTGGTAAATTTAATTTCACTCCCAAAAAATTTGGTTCCCGTTTTGAATTGAAACGAAAAAGGAAGCAAttggaggaagagacttgggatTGGGAGAAGAAGAGCAGAG CTGATTTATTATATGAACGCAAAGGCGGAGCAATATCAACAGCAGCCGTTCACACCATAAGAGAGATTGATG GTGAGATGCCTGACGTAACTTGTCATTCCTACAATTGGAAAAACAAGAGCTTCAATGAGATTCAAATCACTGGGATCCCCTCCTCAGTTCCAGGCTTTTCCTGTGATTCAAGGGTTGCAACTTTTGCTGAGAGTCTATTGCCTGTTCAGAAGCAGACAACATCAAGCTCACACAGGAAGTTCATTACGACTTTTCAG